The Desulfuribacillus stibiiarsenatis DNA segment TCTTAGATGTATTTAGAAGACCATCAGGGCCTAGTGATAGATATGTTTGCCGCCATTGGTTGATGGATGCAAAGGTAACATCTAGCATAGAAGCTAAACGTCTAAGGGAACCTTCTCCACGGAGATATTTTTCTACAGCAGCTATTTTTTCTGTTCCTGATATTTTTGATTTGTGAGTCACAAAAATACTCCTCCTTGTAAATAAACAGTTTTATTATTTAAACTGTCTACCACAAGGGGAGCATATCAGGTAACCTGTATGACTTTTCTTTATTTCACCTCTTTATTTTTCCACTTCCTTATTTTGAGATAAACATTTGTGTCCAGTAATGACGGTTTGGTCCGCCCTCTGCGTACCCTACGCCAATATGCGTGAAGTTCGCATTGAGAATATTGGCACGGTGACCCTCGGAGTTCATCCAGCTATTGACTACTTCCCTTGCCGTAGTCTGACCCGCCGCAATATTTTCGCCAGCCGCACGATATTGTACGTTAAAAGACTTTAACATATCAAATGGCGATCCATAGGTTGGTGATTGGTGCGAAAAATACTTCTTATCCCTCATATCGACTGATTTATATCGCGCAACCCGCGATACTTGCCAATCTGCAATTAGGGGCTTCAGCCCTTTTTTCTGCCTTTCTTGATTCGTTAACGATATAACCTCATTCTCGAATGCTTTAATATCATCAATATTTGGTACATAGACTTTATCACCAGGGTATATCCAGTGTGGATCTTTAAACTGCGGATTGGCTCCAATGATTTCTGACAGTCCGATCTCATATCGTACTGCTATTTTCCAAAGAGAATCTCCTTTCTGTACAATATAGGTTTCAACAGCACTTGCTATAGACGTGAGTGACATTGTGACCATAAGACTTATGATTAGAATTTTAGTTAATTTTTTCATACACTTATTATTTGTAAGTTCTAGTTTTTTTAGCAGAGAATTCTCTTAGGAACTTGTTACCAATTAAATGTATACAGGGATTGAGAATTGTGATGCGGCTCTTTTCAATCGATTTTCAACGATAATACTTTCTTGATCATCAAATACATGCATTTGGTGAATCATAACCCATACCTTATCGCTTACTCGTAGCTCTTTTTTATCGAGTGCATGATACGCTACTAATAAGTGCGAACCGACCTCCACTTCAATCTGCCAGCTATTGCCTTTATACACAACATGTCTTACAATGCCTCTTTGGGCAGCGGCAATATTTGAAATCTCGTCTTCTTTCCCAATCTCAATAAATTCTGGCCGGATAATAGCCTTCCCATATTGTAGTATCTTTTCGAACCCGCGAAGCAGATGATAATTTTCTATGACATTTGATTCTCCGATAAATCTTGCTACAAAAGCAGTTTTTGGCTGTTTATATATTTCCATCGGTGTTCCCATTTGTTCGACTTGCCCTTGATTAATAATAATAATTTCGTCTGCTACTTCAATCGCTTCTTCTTGATCATGGGTTACAAAGATACTAGTGACTCCGAGCTTTTCAATCATGTCTTTTAGCCAAGTGCGTAATTCCTTTCGAACCTTTGCATCAATGGCAGCAAATGGTTCATCGAGTAACAAAAGCTGTGGGCGGGGCGCAAGGGCACGTGCAAAGGCGACTCGTTGTCGTTGCCCACCGGATAGTTGATTCGGATATCGTTTCTCTAAGCCTTGCAGACCAGTTAAACAAATTAATTCATTGACCCGTTTCTCGATTTCTTTCTTACTTTTCTTCTGCACTACAAGGCCGAAGGATATATTTTGGAAGACATTCATATGCCGGAATAACGCGTAATTCTGGAACACAAAGCCAATACCACGCTCTTGTGGAGGTTTATCATTTACACATTCTCCGTTAAAAAGAATCTCTCCTGAATCTGGTTCTTCGAGTCCAGCAATCATTCTAAGTATAGTAGTCTTACCACCACCACTTGGTCCTAGTAAGCCAATGAGTTTACCTTTTTCTATATTAAAGCTAACACAGTTTGATGCTTGAAAATTTCCAAAGCTTTTGCATAACTTCTTTACCGTTATATGCATGAAGCTCACTCTCCTATATGTTTCAATTGATCCTGCTCATGTTTCCATTCCACAAGACCTTTAAGTACTAATGTGATTAGGGCAAGCACTACTAGCAAAGAAGCTACTGCAAAGGAAGCCGCAAATTGATATTCGTTATATAATATTTCTACATGCAGTGGTAACGTACTTGTTCTCCCACGGATGTGCCCAGATACCACAGATACTGCACCAAACTCTCCCATGGCCCTCGCATTACACAGGATTACTCCATATAATAAACCCCACTTAATATTTGGAAGAGTGATTTTCCAAAATGTCTGCCACCCGCTAGCACCCATACAAATTGCCGCTTCCTCTTCTTGAATACCCTGTGCCTGCATTAACGGAATGAGCTCCCTCGCTACAAAGGGTAAGGTGACAAACATGGTAGCTAGTATAATCCCAGGAACGGCAAAGATAATTTGTATATCATGACTTAATAGCCATGGTCCTATTACTCCACTTGCACCAAATACTACAACGAATATGAGACCTGCGATGACAGGAGATATGGCAAATGGCAAATCAATTAATGTAATCAATATATTTTTGCCTTTAAAATTAAACTTCGTGATGCACCACGCTGCCGTGAGTCCAAACAGCAAGTTTAATGGCACAGCTATCAAGCATGTGAGCATCGTAAGTTTCAGTGCAGCTAATGCATCTGGTTCCACTAGTGCAGCAAAATAGACCTCAATTCCTCTTCGAAATGCATCGGCAAATATTGATATTAAAGGCAGGATTAGTACCAATGTCAGAAAAGAAAGTGCAATTGAAATTAATATCAACTTCACATACGCTTTTTCCGTGATGTATCTCCCCATGATTTCCTCTCCTAATGCCTGAGCGTTTTCTTCGTGGATTGCCATTGAATATAATTAATCAATAGAAGTAATAGAAACGATATTACCAACATCGTAGTTGCAATTGCTATCGCACCTGTATAATCAAACTGTTCTAGTTTGGTCATGATTAAAAGCGGTACAATCTCTGTTTTCATCGGCATATTACCAGAAATAAATACGACGGACCCATATTCCCCTAGCCCCCTTGAGAACGCTAAAGCGAACCCAGTAAGTAAAGCAGGAAATAACTCTGGAAAGATGACTGCATGAAACGTTCGCCAACGGTATGCACCTAAGCTAACAGCAGCTTCCTCGATATCTTTCTCTAATTCATGCAATATTGGTTGTACCGTTCGTACGACATATGGAATTCCGATAAACACGAGTGCAAGGGTTATCCCCACTTGTGTAAAGGCAACTTGAAATCCAATCTTGTGTAATAGAGCACCCATCCATCCGTTTTCGGCATAAATTGCTGTTAAAGAGATACCAGCAACTGCTGTAGGAAGAGCAAAAGGTAGATCAACAATGCCATCAATAATTTTTTTCCCAAGAAACTGATATCGAACTAATACCCAGGCAATCATTAGTCCGAATACTGCATTGATAACAGCAGCGAATAAAGCCGTCGTAAAGCTTACTCGAAATGCTGCTAACACTCTTACGTCCGTGATAATCTCCCAATACTGCTGCCAAGTCATAGCAGTCAGCTTTAACAGCAGAACAGATAATGGAATTAGTACCAAAAGACATAAATAAAACAAAGTGAAACCCATTGTTAAACCAAAGCCAGGGATAATACTCCTTCGCTTCAGGGTATCGAACATCTCATCACCCCTTGCTAAAAATCTAAGCTTATATACAATTCTCGTTGTTAACGTTTGCTAGCGTAAATTTGATCAAAAATAGCACCATCACTAAAATGTTTCTCATGTACCCGGTCCCAACCACCAAAGTCGTCTATCGTAAGCAAAGGAATTACTGGGAAAGTGTCTTTATATTGCTGCAGAATCTGCTCTGATCTCGGTCTGAAATAATGCTTCGCTATAATCGATTGGCCTATATCGGAATAAAGATACTCTAGGTAGGCTTCTGCAATTTCTCTCGTGTTCCTTCGATCCACAATTTTATCGATGACTACCACTGGTGTTTCCGCTAAGATGCTAATGGAAGGATACACGATTTCGAACGTTTCATCTTCAAGCTCCCGAATCGCTAGATACGCTTCATTCTCCCAAGAAATTAACACGTCTCCGATATTTCTCTCCGTAAATGTAGTCGTAGAACCACGCGCGCCAGTGTCTAACACAGGAACATTTCTGTATAGCTTGGTAACAAACTCAATAGCCGCTTGTTCATCTTGGTGCTTTCCCATTGCATATCCCAAAGCAGCTAAGTAATTCCAGCGGGCGCCACCCGATGTCTTAGGGTTTGGAGTAATGACTTGAACATCAGAGCGAATTAAGTCTTCCCAATCATGAATGTTCTTCGGATTTCCCTCACGTACTAACAACACGATTGTCGAATAATATGGCGCGCTATTATAGGGTAATCGCTGTTGCCAATTGACGTCATCTATATATCCGGCTTTCTGTATCGCCTGTATGTCATACGCAAGAGCTAGTGTAGCGACCTCCGCAGGTAATCCGTCAATAA contains these protein-coding regions:
- the cysW gene encoding sulfate ABC transporter permease subunit CysW; translation: MGRYITEKAYVKLILISIALSFLTLVLILPLISIFADAFRRGIEVYFAALVEPDALAALKLTMLTCLIAVPLNLLFGLTAAWCITKFNFKGKNILITLIDLPFAISPVIAGLIFVVVFGASGVIGPWLLSHDIQIIFAVPGIILATMFVTLPFVARELIPLMQAQGIQEEEAAICMGASGWQTFWKITLPNIKWGLLYGVILCNARAMGEFGAVSVVSGHIRGRTSTLPLHVEILYNEYQFAASFAVASLLVVLALITLVLKGLVEWKHEQDQLKHIGE
- the safA gene encoding SafA/ExsA family spore coat assembly protein yields the protein MVTMSLTSIASAVETYIVQKGDSLWKIAVRYEIGLSEIIGANPQFKDPHWIYPGDKVYVPNIDDIKAFENEVISLTNQERQKKGLKPLIADWQVSRVARYKSVDMRDKKYFSHQSPTYGSPFDMLKSFNVQYRAAGENIAAGQTTAREVVNSWMNSEGHRANILNANFTHIGVGYAEGGPNRHYWTQMFISK
- a CDS encoding helix-turn-helix domain-containing protein — its product is MTHKSKISGTEKIAAVEKYLRGEGSLRRLASMLDVTFASINQWRQTYLSLGPDGLLNTSK
- the cysT gene encoding sulfate ABC transporter permease subunit CysT: MFDTLKRRSIIPGFGLTMGFTLFYLCLLVLIPLSVLLLKLTAMTWQQYWEIITDVRVLAAFRVSFTTALFAAVINAVFGLMIAWVLVRYQFLGKKIIDGIVDLPFALPTAVAGISLTAIYAENGWMGALLHKIGFQVAFTQVGITLALVFIGIPYVVRTVQPILHELEKDIEEAAVSLGAYRWRTFHAVIFPELFPALLTGFALAFSRGLGEYGSVVFISGNMPMKTEIVPLLIMTKLEQFDYTGAIAIATTMLVISFLLLLLINYIQWQSTKKTLRH
- a CDS encoding sulfate/molybdate ABC transporter ATP-binding protein; this translates as MHITVKKLCKSFGNFQASNCVSFNIEKGKLIGLLGPSGGGKTTILRMIAGLEEPDSGEILFNGECVNDKPPQERGIGFVFQNYALFRHMNVFQNISFGLVVQKKSKKEIEKRVNELICLTGLQGLEKRYPNQLSGGQRQRVAFARALAPRPQLLLLDEPFAAIDAKVRKELRTWLKDMIEKLGVTSIFVTHDQEEAIEVADEIIIINQGQVEQMGTPMEIYKQPKTAFVARFIGESNVIENYHLLRGFEKILQYGKAIIRPEFIEIGKEDEISNIAAAQRGIVRHVVYKGNSWQIEVEVGSHLLVAYHALDKKELRVSDKVWVMIHQMHVFDDQESIIVENRLKRAASQFSIPVYI
- a CDS encoding sulfate ABC transporter substrate-binding protein; this translates as MAKKLIVLLIKLIVVFAISACNDAQVSILNVSYDPTRELYIDFNKEFNHYWKEKTGQTIRFSQSHGGSGKQARSIIDGLPAEVATLALAYDIQAIQKAGYIDDVNWQQRLPYNSAPYYSTIVLLVREGNPKNIHDWEDLIRSDVQVITPNPKTSGGARWNYLAALGYAMGKHQDEQAAIEFVTKLYRNVPVLDTGARGSTTTFTERNIGDVLISWENEAYLAIRELEDETFEIVYPSISILAETPVVVIDKIVDRRNTREIAEAYLEYLYSDIGQSIIAKHYFRPRSEQILQQYKDTFPVIPLLTIDDFGGWDRVHEKHFSDGAIFDQIYASKR